From one Lycium ferocissimum isolate CSIRO_LF1 chromosome 5, AGI_CSIRO_Lferr_CH_V1, whole genome shotgun sequence genomic stretch:
- the LOC132058404 gene encoding transcription repressor OFP1-like, with translation MGNYRFKLSDMLPNAWFYKLKDMGKSGTRSQIKRNQTSSSLLSTSSSSIFSSSSNLQQQTKTQQQQQQPQRKSYYISRNFSPNTHHTNENKTLSKNTTSNNINFSEPPRKSSKKRRNITRRKTSTSPKCCRDSLESIWTKNDSTPEEYPNSSFSSSTTSSTEPETFDAMILSTSCRFNNIVIDMNKNDHEFESPSNVDLPPIITKPKKLEDSTNGTKKQEEKIEHKVLTVKKEKSASPKRRVSVKLRTKSPRIVSRKSVSSSSTKLRRSVGESFAVVKSSKDPQKDFMESMVEMIVENNIRTSKDLEELLASYLSLNSDQYHDLIIKAFKQIWFDIQLK, from the coding sequence ATGGGTAATTATAGGTTTAAACTATCAGATATGTTACCAAATGCTTGGTTTTACAAGCTCAAGGATATGGGAAAAAGCGGAACAAGAAGCCAAATCAAGAGAAATCAAACATCCTCATCCTTATTAtctacttcatcttcttcaatatTTTCCTCATcatcaaatcttcaacaacaaaccaaaacacaacaacaacaacaacaaccccaaaGAAAATCCTATtacatttcaagaaactttagTCCTAATACTCATCATACCAATGAAAATAAAACGTTGTCCAAGAATACAACttccaacaacattaatttctCAGAGCCACCAAGAAAATCttccaagaaaagaaggaacatcACTAGGAGAAAAACTTCAACTTCTCCTAAATGTTGTCGTGATTCTCTTGAATCTATTTGGACAAAAAATGATTCTACTCCTGAAGAATACCCAAATTCCTCTTTTTCATCTTCTACTACTTCTTCCACTGAACCAGAAACATTTGATGCAATGATTCTATCAACATCTTGTCGTTTCAATAATATTGTCATTGACATGAACAAGAATGatcatgagtttgaatctcCTTCGAATGTCGATCTTCCTCCAATTATAACCAAGCCCAAAAAACTTGAAGATTCAACAAATGGTAccaagaaacaagaagaaaaaatagaacaCAAGGTTTTAacagtgaaaaaagaaaagagtgcaAGTCCAAAGAGAAGAGTTTCAGTGAAGCTTAGAACAAAATCTCCAAGAATAGTAAGTAGAAAAAGTGTCTCTTCTTCAAGTACAAAGTTAAGGAGAAGTGTTGGTGAAAGTTTTGCAGTGGTGAAATCATCTAAAGATCCACAGAAAGATTTCATGGAATCAATGGTGGAGATGATAGTGGAGAATAACATAAGGACATCAAAAGATTTAGAAGAACTTCTTGCTTCTTACCTTTCATTGAATTCAGACCAGTATCATGATCTTATCATCAAGGCTTTCAAGCAAATCTGGTTCGATATTCAGCTAAAATAA